GGATGGAACTTGGCCCGCCCGACGCGAAGGGGCGGCGCTCACCGGTCGAGATCAAAGGCTCGGAGTTCACCATCGCCTGCGACACCGCCGTGCTCGCCATCGGCTACAACGCGGAGACCGAGATCCCGGAGACCACGCCTGAACTGCACACCACGAAGTGGGGAACGGTGGTCGTTAAGAGTGAAGAGACGGGCGAGACCGAGCGCGAGGACATCTACGCGGCGGGCGACGCGGTGCGCGGCGCCGACCTGGTCGTCACGGCCGTCGCGGCGGCACGCAAGGCCGCGGCGCACATGGATGCGAAGCTGGCTGCGTTTCCAGTCCGCGCGGCGTAGGTCAAAGTCAAACCACAACAGGAGGAGAGGAGGAAAGGAGGGAAAACCGCGAGGAAAAATCTTGGGGAACAGTTTAGAAAAACCTTTGGGAAAATCTTTAGAAAGATCTTCGGGAAACGATTAGGAAACCAAGAACAAGACCCAAAAGTCTTACCTCCCGTCCTCCTCTCCTCCTGTTTTTATTTGACCTGCAGAAGGAACTAGATCCCGAGCTTCTTGACTTCTTCCTGGTAGTACTTGCGATACAGGATGTCCCACTCCTGCGTGCCTTCGGCGATGGTGCGCTTCTGGCTCTCGATCTTGGCGCGGGCGGCCTTGTCGATGCGCGCTTCGTGGCGGAGCAGGTCTTCGAGATACGTCCGGGTCTGCTGGCGGATGGTGTTGGGGTCTTCGATGAACTCGACGGCGTCGAGCTGCTTGAGCGCGTCTGAGACGGCGCGCGCGCAGACGTTGAGCTTGTCGCGCGTGAGCCGGATGCCGGATTCGATCCTGGTTTCTTCTATTCGCATGTCAGTATGCGCATGCTCACAGCACTGCCTTGTACTTTTTCACCAGCTCGTTCTTCACCTTCTTGAACATCTCCTGATAGCTGGCGCCGGAGCGGTTCATCTCGTCCTGATACTGCTCAAGGATGACGCGGACCTCGTCGTTGATGCGGTCTTCGACGGAGAGCTCGTCGAGCAGCGCCTGTTGCACGCGCGCAGTCGTGCCGGGGAGGTCCTCGGTGGCGATCATCTCGCCAGCGATGAGCTTTTTGGTGAGCTCGCGGCCGAGGTAGGCCACGTATTCCTTGGAGAAGAGCATGGGTTGGCTAGTTGACTTTTTAGAATAACACACGGCTTTAGGCAGCCGAGCAAGCGGGCAGCGCCGGCAAAGGACAAAGAACTATCAACGAACTACAAGCTGGCAATGGGTTTCGATGGTCTTCTATCGCTTGTCCATTGTCCATTATCCATTCCTTTGTGGTAGGTTTAGCCAGTTCTGACCGCACTTCGCGATCCTGCCATGCAAGACGACCTCAGCACCGTAAGAGACGACATGGTGGCCTTCATCGAAGGTCATGGCATGAAGCGTTTCCATGGCTACGTCGCCGAAGAGATCGACAGCGTGATGTGGCGGCAGCCGGAGCATGGGGACGAATGGAAAGATTTCGTCGAGCTGGCAAAGGCGGCGTCTGCGCCCTTCCTGACGATGAATGAGGTCACGCTCTCGCGCACCGACCTCGACACGCTCGTCACCCGATTGAAGAATGCGACCTTCCCCGAAGACGACGACATCGAGGACGCGCAATTCCTCAAGACGTACGTCGGCAAGACCGGGTTCGTGCAACTGGGCTGGCCCTTCCAGGGCGTGATGTTCCTCTACGAGCTTTCGACCGAGTGGTACGAGCGCTATCAGCGGCTGCTCGACGTGGCCGAGGGCATGGGCGGCCTGGTGATCGACGAACACGACGAAGACGAAGAGCATTAAACGTGCGCTGGAGCGTGCGTCCCTTCGACCCTGCTGTCGTCTCCCGTCTTACCTCCGAAGTAAATATCCTTCCGGTGATCGCGCGCCTGCTGGCGCAGCGCGGCATCGAGACGCCGGAAGCCGCGGCGAGCTTTCTCCATCCCAAACTCGAAGACCTGCACTCGCCCTACCTGATGGCGGGGATGCAGCGCGCGGTCGAGCGCTTGCTCGCGGCCATTGAGCGTCAAGAGAAGATACTCATCTACGGCGACTACGACGTGGATGGGACGACTGCCGTCGTCATCCTGAAGACCGGCATCGAGCTGTGTGGTGGCGCGGCCGACTACCACGTGCCGCATCGCATCCGCGAAGGTTACGGGATGAAGGACGACGTGATCGAGCGCGCGGCAGCGGAAGGCGTGCGCCTGATCATCAGCGTGGACACGGGCATCCGCGCCTTCGATGCGGCGGAGACGGCGGCCCGGCTGGGCATCGACCTGATCGTCACGGATCATCATCTGCCGGAGAGCGCGCAAGGGCTGGTCCCGAAAGCGCACGCCGTACTGAATCCGAACCAGCCGGGATGTGAATACCCCTGCAAGGACCTTTGCGGCGCGGGCGTGGCGTTCAAGCTGGTGCAGGCGCTGCTGGAAAAGAAAAAAGCCGCAGCCGAGCGTCGCAAGCTCGAACTCTCATTCCTGAAGATGGTCGCGATCGCGACCATCGCGGACGCAGTCCCACTGCGAGGCGAGAACCGCGTCTTCGCCAAGCTCGGTCTAGAAGGCCTGCGCAAGGCGGCGAACCTGGGATTGCGAGCGCTGATCGCGTGCGCCCAGCTCGATCCGAAGCAGAAGCCGCTGACGGCGGCGGACATCGCCTTCCGCATCGCGCCCCGGCTGAACGCCGCCGGACGCATGGACGTGGCGCACGATGTGATCGAGTTGTTCTCGGTGCGCGATGAAGCGCGCGCGAAAGAACTCGCCGAAAAACTCAACCGGCTCAACGCCGACCGGCAGCAGGAAGAAGCGCGCATCATCGCCGCCATCTACGAGCGTCTGGATGGCGATGCGGCATTGCGCGAGAGCTATTGCATCGTCGTCGACGGCGAAGACTGGCATCGCGGAGTCATAGGGATCGCGGCGACGCGAGTGGTGGAGAAGTACAACCGCCCGGCGCTGGTGGTCTCGAAGATCGCGGGCGAGGCGCACGGTTCGGGCAGGTCGATCCCGGCGTTCCACCTGCTGGATGCGCTGGAGGCTTGTCCGGAGCTGTTCGACCGTTTTGGCGGACACGCGCACGCTGTCGGCTTCGCGCTGCCCAGCGCGCGTGTGCCGGAGTTGCGCGCGCGTCTCGACGCCTATGCGCGGACCAAGCTCACACTCGCCGACTTCGAGCCATCCTTACTGATAGACGCCGAGATCGACTTCAAGGACATCACGCCGGCGCTGCTCGGATCCGTGCAGCAGCTCGAGCCCTTCGGCATGGGGAACCGCGAGCCGGTGTTTGCGGTGCGCGACGCGCGCATCGCGGTGCCACCGAAGATCCTGAAGGAAAAACACTTGAAGTTGCGCGTGGTCGCGGGCGCCGGCGCGCGCGCGCTCGACCTCATGGGATGGCGCCTGGCAGAGATGCTGGCGTCGCATGACTTGAAGGCAGGCGAGGCGGTGGAGATCGCATGCAAGCTGGATGAGAATACGCATCCGGACTTCGGCGGGTTGCAGTTGATGCTGTGTGACCTGCGCAAGCACTCGAGTGCTGTCACGGAATAACAACAGGAGGAAGGGAGGAGGGGAGGGAGAGCCTTTTTCTCTTTTTTCTTTTCTTCCCGTCTCTTTCTTTTCTTTCTTTTTCTTGTTCTTCCTCCTGTTTTCCCTCCCTCCTGCGTTCAGTTGACCTTCCTCTGTGTCCTCAGCGTCCTCCGCGTAAGATGAATCCATGGCCTTCGATCCGCGGCGATTGCGGAAGTGGTTTGCGGTGGGAGCGGCGTTCATTGCGCTGCTGGTGGCCGGATTCTGGGGCTACAACAAGATTCGCGCATGGACCATCGATCAGGCCGTAAAGAGAGCGGGCAAGAAGCTCGGCGTGGACGTGCAGCAGAGCGCGCAGGGCTGGACCATCTCGAAATCCGAAGGTGGGCGGACGCTGTTCACCATCCGCGCCTCGAACGCGTTGCAGTACAAGCAGGGTGGCCGCGCCGAACTCGACGAAGTGAACATCATCATCTACGGCCGCCAGGCCAATCGCTTCGATCAGATCTACGGCCGCAAGTTCAGCTATGACCCCGATACGGGCGAGGTGCGGGCCGAGGGCGAGGTGCACATCAACCTGGAATCGAATGCGGCTGGCCCGGTCACGCCCGACCAATCGGCGCCGCAGGAGCTGAAGAATCCCATCCATCTGAAGACGAGCGGGCTGGTGTTCAATCGCAACACCGGGCTCGCAGCCACCGACCAGGTCATCGAGTTTCGCGTGCCCCAAGCGACCGGCTCGGCGCGCGGCGTGAGCTACGATTCGAAACAGAACCTGCTGACCATCCAGTCGGATATCCGTATCAAGACGACCGGGCCAGACGCGGCCAACATCACCGCCACGCATGGTGTCATCACCGGCGACGTGCCGCGGCAGGCCGTGCTGGAAGGCGCCCACATGGAGCGCGCGGGCGACAGTCGCTTCGATGCCGACAAGCTGACCATATTCATCCGCGACAACAACAAGATCGATCACATGGTGGCAAGCGGGAACGTTCGCGTGCATGGCGAAGGCGAGACACCGGTGGAGGCGCGCGCGCCGCAGGCGACGTTCCAGATGAATACCGGCACCGACACGTTGAAGGAGGCCGCACTGACGGGCGGCGTGCAGCTCGTGAGTGGAGGCAAGTCGCCGATGAACGGAACGGCCGGACGCGTGACGGTGGATTTTTCCGGGCACAGTGTGGCGCAGACGGTGCATGCGGCCGGGGGAGTCCGGCTCGCGCTGCGGGGCGCGAACGCGCAGGCCACAGAGATCGCGGCGGACGGCATGGAGATGCGCGTGGCGGAGAGAAAATACATTGCCAGCGCGGTGACGCAAGGGAAGGCGAAGATCGTTGTGCGGGGCGGGGCGGGGGCAGGAGGGCGGGCGGGGTCGCCCGCCTCCACACAGGCTGCGCCAGCCGGCGAGACGGTCATTACCGCGGGGAGGTTCGAGGCGCAGTTCGGCAAGGACAACCGGATGAAGTCGCTGCACGGCGCGCCCGACGCGAAGATCACGTCACGTACATCCGCCGCAAACCAAGGCCAGCCGGAGCGAGTTACGACAAGCCGCGAGCTCGACGTCACGTTCGCGAGCGGCACGGGCGGGATAACGGCTATCACGCAGACCGGCGACTTCCGCTACGTGGAGGGCACGCGGACGGCGACGGCGGAGAGCGCGCGCTACAGCGTCGCGGATAACACCATCGTGGCGACAGGCTCGCCCCGCGTGACGGATACAAATTTGCAACTGACCGCGAACACGATTCGTCTAAACAGG
The nucleotide sequence above comes from Acidobacteriota bacterium. Encoded proteins:
- a CDS encoding DUF507 family protein produces the protein MLFSKEYVAYLGRELTKKLIAGEMIATEDLPGTTARVQQALLDELSVEDRINDEVRVILEQYQDEMNRSGASYQEMFKKVKNELVKKYKAVL
- the lptC gene encoding LPS export ABC transporter periplasmic protein LptC; the protein is MAFDPRRLRKWFAVGAAFIALLVAGFWGYNKIRAWTIDQAVKRAGKKLGVDVQQSAQGWTISKSEGGRTLFTIRASNALQYKQGGRAELDEVNIIIYGRQANRFDQIYGRKFSYDPDTGEVRAEGEVHINLESNAAGPVTPDQSAPQELKNPIHLKTSGLVFNRNTGLAATDQVIEFRVPQATGSARGVSYDSKQNLLTIQSDIRIKTTGPDAANITATHGVITGDVPRQAVLEGAHMERAGDSRFDADKLTIFIRDNNKIDHMVASGNVRVHGEGETPVEARAPQATFQMNTGTDTLKEAALTGGVQLVSGGKSPMNGTAGRVTVDFSGHSVAQTVHAAGGVRLALRGANAQATEIAADGMEMRVAERKYIASAVTQGKAKIVVRGGAGAGGRAGSPASTQAAPAGETVITAGRFEAQFGKDNRMKSLHGAPDAKITSRTSAANQGQPERVTTSRELDVTFASGTGGITAITQTGDFRYVEGTRTATAESARYSVADNTIVATGSPRVTDTNLQLTANTIRLNRVTGDMAAEGDVKTTYQQTNAQHDSQPSAMFSSADPLHATAPAMTAKRTGQARYSGGARLWQGANIVEGPTIDFDRERRTLVAQGTAAQPVSTVFVQADKKGKLTPVNVTARKLTYSDQTRQAKFEGGVVLKGTDTTITAEHAEVFLKPRSGASGSQPPVAERGASQLEKIVAEGGIEIRQATRRAVGTKLVYTAADGRFVLTGSEGKSPSIFDAERGTVTGDSLTFYSHDDKVVVGSRDSSRTVTQTRVKP
- a CDS encoding DUF507 family protein, translated to MRLTRDKLNVCARAVSDALKQLDAVEFIEDPNTIRQQTRTYLEDLLRHEARIDKAARAKIESQKRTIAEGTQEWDILYRKYYQEEVKKLGI
- the recJ gene encoding single-stranded-DNA-specific exonuclease RecJ, with amino-acid sequence MRWSVRPFDPAVVSRLTSEVNILPVIARLLAQRGIETPEAAASFLHPKLEDLHSPYLMAGMQRAVERLLAAIERQEKILIYGDYDVDGTTAVVILKTGIELCGGAADYHVPHRIREGYGMKDDVIERAAAEGVRLIISVDTGIRAFDAAETAARLGIDLIVTDHHLPESAQGLVPKAHAVLNPNQPGCEYPCKDLCGAGVAFKLVQALLEKKKAAAERRKLELSFLKMVAIATIADAVPLRGENRVFAKLGLEGLRKAANLGLRALIACAQLDPKQKPLTAADIAFRIAPRLNAAGRMDVAHDVIELFSVRDEARAKELAEKLNRLNADRQQEEARIIAAIYERLDGDAALRESYCIVVDGEDWHRGVIGIAATRVVEKYNRPALVVSKIAGEAHGSGRSIPAFHLLDALEACPELFDRFGGHAHAVGFALPSARVPELRARLDAYARTKLTLADFEPSLLIDAEIDFKDITPALLGSVQQLEPFGMGNREPVFAVRDARIAVPPKILKEKHLKLRVVAGAGARALDLMGWRLAEMLASHDLKAGEAVEIACKLDENTHPDFGGLQLMLCDLRKHSSAVTE